One segment of Pan paniscus chromosome 20, NHGRI_mPanPan1-v2.0_pri, whole genome shotgun sequence DNA contains the following:
- the ZNF285 gene encoding zinc finger protein 285 — protein MIKFQERVTFKDVAVVFTKEELALLDKAQINLYQDVMLENFRNLMSVRDGIKNNILNLQAKGLSYLSQEVLHCWQIWKQRIRDLTVSQDYIRNLQEECSPHLEDVSLSEEWAGISLQISETENYVVNAIIKNQDITAWQSLTQVLTPESWRKANIMTEPQNSQGRYKGIYMEEKLYRRAQHDDSLSWTSRDHHESQECKGEDPGRHPNCGKNLGMKSTVEQHNAAHVLPQPFPCNNCGVAFADDTDPHVHHSTHLGEKSYKCDQYGQNFSQSQDLIVHCKIHSGETPYEFHEWPMGCKQSSDLPRYQKVPSGDKPYKCKECGKGFRRSSSLHNHHRVHTGEMPYKCDACGKGFGFRSLLCVHQGVHTGQKPYKCEECGKGFDQSSNLLVHQRVHTGEKPYKCSECGKCFSSSSVLQVHWRFHTGEKPYSCGECGKGFSQSTHLHIHQRVHTGEKPYKCNVCGKDFAYSSVLHTHQRVHTGEKPYKCEVCGKCFSYSSYFHLHQRDHTREKPYKCDECGKGFSRNSDLHVHLRVHTGERPYKCKACGKGFSRNSYLLAHQRVHIDETQYTHCERGKDLLTHQRLHEQRETL, from the exons GAAAGGGTGACATTCAAGGATGTGGCTGTTGTCTTCACCAAGGAAGAGCTGGCACTATTGGATAAAGCCCAGATCAACCTGTACCAAGATGTGATGTTGGAAAACTTCAGGAACCTCATGTCAGTGA GAGACGGGATTAAAAACAACATTTTGAATCTTCAGGCAAAGGGGTTAAGTTACCTTTCGCAAGAAGTGCTTCATTGCTGGCAGATTTGGAAACAAAGGATCCGGGATTTAACTGTGAGTCAGGATTATATCAGGAACCTTCAAGAAGAGTGTTCCCCACATTTAGAAGATGTTTCCCTCAGTGAAGAGTGGGCAGGCATTTCTCTTCAGATTTCTGAAACTGAAAACTATGTAGTAAATGCCATTATCAAAAATCAAGATATCACAGCATGGCAAAGCCTGACACAGGTTCTTACCCCAGAATCGTGGAGGAAAGCCAACATAATGACCGAGCCCCAGAACTCTCAGGGAAGATATAAGGGAATTTACATGGAAGAGAAATTGTACAGACGTGCTCAGCATGATGACAGCCTCAGTTGGACCTCACGTGATCATCATGAGTCCCAAGAATGTAAAGGAGAGGACCCTGGTAGACATCCCAACTGTGGGAAAAACTTGGGTATGAAATCAACGGTTGAACAACATAATGCGGCCCATGTATTACCACAGCCTTTCCCATGTAATAACTGTGGGGTGGCCTTTGCAGATGATACAGATCCTCATGTCCATCACAGCACTCACCTAGGAGAGAAATCTTATAAATGTGACCAGTATGGACAGAACTTTAGTCAGAGCCAAGATCTTATCGTTCATTGTAAAATCCACTCAGGTGAGACTCCCTATGAATTCCACGAATGGCCTATGGGCTGCAAACAGAGCTCAGACCTTCCCAGATATCAGAAAGTCCCCTCGGGAGacaaaccctacaaatgtaaagaatgtggcaagGGCTTCAGGCGCAGCTCTTCCCTTCACAACCATCATCGAGTCCACACAGGGGAGATGCCCTACAAATGCGATGCATGTGGGAAAGGGTTTGGATTTAGGTCACTTCTTTGTGTTCATCAGGGAGTACACACAGGGCAAAAGCCCTATAAATGTGAAGAGTGTGGGAAGGGCTTTGATCAGAGCTCCAACCTTCTTGTCCATCAGAGAgtccacactggagagaagccctacAAATGCAGTGAGTGTGGCAAGTGCTTTAGTTCGAGCTCCGTTCTTCAAGTCCACTGGAGGTTTCACACAGGGGAGAAACCATATAGCTGTGGTGAGTGTGGAAAGGGCTTCAGCCAAAGTACACACCTTCACATTCACCAGAGAGTCCACACAGGGGAGAAACCatacaaatgcaatgtgtgtgGAAAGGATTTTGCATATAGCTCTGTTCTTCACACTCATCAGagagttcacactggagaaaaaccaTATAAATGTGAAGTGTGTGGAAAGTGCTTTAGTTACAgttcatattttcatttacatCAAAGAGATCACACCAGAGAGAAACCATATAAATGTGATGAGTGTGGTAAAGGCTTCAGCCGGAATTCAGATCTTCATGTTCATCTCAGAGTCCACACAGGAGAGAGGCCCTATAAGTGTAAGGCATGTGGTAAGGGCTTCAGTCGTAATTCATACCTCCTTGCCCATCAGAGAGTGCATATAGATGAGACACAGTACACACATTGTGAGCGTGGAAAGGACCTTCTGACTCATCAAAGACTACATGAGCAGAGGGAAACATTATAA